In Silene latifolia isolate original U9 population chromosome 3, ASM4854445v1, whole genome shotgun sequence, a single window of DNA contains:
- the LOC141647204 gene encoding peptidyl-prolyl cis-trans isomerase CYP19-3-like codes for MAKPNPKVFFDILIGKSKPGRVIMELYRDVTPKTAENFRALCTGEKGIGKAGKPLHYKGSKFHRIIPGFMCQGGDFTRGNGTGGESIYGEKFSDENFKLKHTGPGILSMANAGPNTNGSQFFICTANTSWLDGKHVVFGKVVEGYDVVKQMEKVGSDAGTPSDVVVIEDCGELSEN; via the coding sequence ATGGCAAAGCCGAACCCCAAGGTTTTCTTTGACATCCTAATCGGAAAGTCAAAGCCTGGACGAGTCATTATGGAGCTTTATCGTGATGTTACGCCCAAAACTGCTGAAAACTTCCGTGCTCTGTGCACCGGAGAGAAAGGTATCGGAAAAGCCGGGAAACCACTTCATTACAAGGGCTCAAAGTTTCACCGTATTATCCCTGGGTTCATGTGCCAAGGTGGGGATTTCACCCGAGGCAATGGCACCGGAGGGGAATCTATATATGGAGAGAAGTTTAGTGATGAGAACTTCAAGCTGAAGCATACCGGCCCCGGAATACTCTCCATGGCAAATGCTGGTCCAAATACCAATGGCTCGCAGTTCTTTATCTGCACGGCCAATACTTCTTGGTTGGATGGTAAGCATGTTGTCTTTGGTAAAGTGGTGGAGGGCTATGATGTGGTGAAGCAAATGGAGAAAGTGGGTAGTGACGCTGGGACGCCTTCTGATGTTGTGGTCATTGAAGACTGTGGTGAACTTTCTGAGAACTGA
- the LOC141647203 gene encoding uncharacterized protein LOC141647203: MAGDLFGDLPPPSYHHPTPPQQQQEQKKQKKSVKINEANPSISDTPISPPIVPLKSALKRPIPPSDSTSNDSQKGPERRLKFKTITDTSVAQTIEAMKKIASHISNPAKFSKASKLVIQLIQAGSVKPETTDHFFAILEAAMLSPTSCNDASIRADYQTLFSAAQDASECLSKKQKNLLAAWAIRAVVANDLHTDDSFVFSKAAGRIKELISSLPVATEEEDANEAAALESEKEMAKNNMQTNQEVISSDNSPESTTKEESDPFGLDALISSKPKKDEKAKGNKGKEEAEEMKGLLKLRREALTNCLEIAAKRYKLPWCQTVIDILVKHANDNVSRFTAKQREAIEKLWASIREQLTRRKQGKSVSGKLDVTAFEYLQEKYSHETISIRRAVGGTGDRKASQWLG; encoded by the exons ATGGCGGGCGACCTGTTTGGCGACTTACCTCCTCCTTCATACCACCACCCAactcctcctcaacaacaacaagaacaaaaaAAGCAGAAGAAATCAGTGAAGATCAATGAAGCTAACCCTAGCATTTCCGATACTCCAATTTCACCCCCAATTGTTCCTCTCAAAAGCGCTCTTAAACGCCCCATTCCTCCTTCTGATTCCACTTCTAATGATTCTC AGAAGGGACCGGAAAGGAGATTGAAGTTTAAGACCATAACTGATACATCTGTGGCACAGACCATAGAAGCTATGAAGAAAATAGCCTCTCACATTAGCAACCCTGCTAAGTTCAGCAAAGCATCGAAGTTGGTCATACAATTGATTCAAGCGGGAAGTGTAAAACCTGAAACAACTGATCACTTCTTTGCCATACTGGAAGCTGCCATGCTGTCACCTACATCATGTAATGATGCTTCCATAAGAGCAGATTATCAGACATTATTCTCTGCTGCACAAGATGCCAGTGAA TGTCTGAGTAAGAAGCAGAAGAATTTGTTAGCTGCGTGGGCTATACGAGCTGTGGTGGCAAATGACTTGCATACTGATGACAGCTTTGTG TTCTCAAAAGCTGCTGGACGTATTAAAGAGTTAATATCCAGTCTTCCTGTTGCAACTGAGGAAGAAGATGCTAATGAGGCTGCAGCTCTTGAATCCGAGAAAGAGATGGCCAAGAACAACATGCAAACAAATCAGGAAGTTATTTCGTCTGACAATTCTCCTGAGAGTACCACGAAAGAGGAGTCCGATCCCTTTGGACTCGATGCTCTGATTTCAAGCAAACCGAAAAAAGATGAGAAAGCGAAAGGCAACAAAGGGAAGGAGGAAGCAGAGGAAATGAAGGGACTTTTGAAGCTACGCAGAGAAGCTTTAACTAATTGTTTGGAGATTGCTGCAAAGCGCTACAAACTCCCTTG GTGTCAGACTGTCATTGACATATTAGTGAAGCATGCTAATGACAACGTATCGAGGTTCACAGCTAAACAAAGAGAAGCCATAGAGAAATTATGGGCGTCAATACGAGAGCAGCTGACCCGTAGGAAACAAGGCAAGTCGGTTTCTGGTAAGCTTGATGTGACCGCTTTTGAATATCTCCAGGAGAAGTACTCTCATGAGACAATCAGCATTAGGCGCGCTGTTGGGGGCACTGGAGACCGTAAAGCGTCACAGTGGCTTGGTTGA
- the LOC141647201 gene encoding pentatricopeptide repeat-containing protein At3g26782, mitochondrial-like — translation MSYVVINSQCNHNMANIWVIHINTLAPCSYHLSYPQVMATTSTNFPPPLTPLTHQPLLQPNLAYTFNSSLRKHDQVTLIQTKQLHAHFLKTRFQNTPPNRLEHFDPHLSPIARFNFLITSYNKNNQPVYSLTIYAHMRAMDVDIDSFIISSVLKSCAQVRWSLIGREVHGFAVKCGLDYDVFVGNTLIQMYSECGFTTNSRLVFDKMGSKDAVSWSIMIQSYGKHRMLNEALEIRREMQSNSVKPSQSTLISIVSLAADAGNINLTKSVHGYLIKNSEMDGLGANLTTSLIDTYAKSGNLAIARRVFDALAEKNIASYTAMVAGYIRNNKLDEGATLFGQMIESGISPNEITLMTMITECGKIQSLDWGKQLHSYVLRRGFEKSLVLGTSLVDMYGKCHKIRISRAIFDRLEKKDVMTWTALISGYARENCIGEAAEVLVLMREEGIRPNKVTMASLLSVCANVSSLEMGKWIHVYIDKEGIEVDVILATALVDMYAKCGEIESAYKLFDEAVSRDVGMWNAMMTGFGIHGYGDKAVKLFTEMDKSGIKPNDLTFIGLLNACNHAGMVTEGKKVFKNMSEKYGLVPKVEHYGCMVDLLGRAGLLREAYEMIKNMPMKPNATVWGALLASCKVHKNPDLGEIAGRELLEIDPESCGHNVLISNIYATGHRWTAVSDVRMAMKRRGMIKEPGVSCIEVHGEVHEFKTGEQAHPELEKINIMLREMISKLKDVGYKPDTSVVLLNLEEKEKEDSLMFHSEKIAMAFGLISTTPGTPIRIVKNLRVCEDCHAATKLLSKIYGRVIIVRDRSRFHHFRDGSCSCGDYW, via the coding sequence ATGTCATATGTGGTCATAAACTCACAATGCAACCACAATATGGCTAACATATGGGTAATACACATAAATACACTAGCACCTTGTTCATATCATTTATCCTATCCTCAAGTAATGGCAACAACTTCAACCAATTTCCCTCCACCCCTTACTCCTCTCACACACCAACCACTCTTGCAACCAAACCTTGCCTACACATTTAATTCTTCTCTCAGAAAACATGATCAAGTCACACTTATTCAAACCAAGCAACTCCATGCTCATTTTCTTAAAACCCGATTTCAAAACACTCCACCAAATCGACTGGAACATTTTGACCCACATTTGTCCCCAATTGCGCGTTTCAATTTTCTCATAACATCTTATAATAAGAATAACCAACCAGTGTACTCACTTACCATATACGCCCACATGCGAGCCATGGACGTCGATATAGACAGCTTTATTATATCTTCAGTTCTTAAATCGTGTGCTCAAGTTAGGTGGTCATTGATAGGAAGAGAGGTTCATGGGTTTGCAGTGAAATGTGGGTTAGACTATGATGTTTTTGTGGGTAATACCTTGATTCAGATGTACAGTGAGTGTGGATTTACGACAAATTCACGGTTAGTCTTTGATAAAATGGGATCGAAAGACGCTGTTTCATGGAGTATTATGATTCAGAGCTATGGTAAACACAGAATGCTTAATGAGGCACTGGAAATTAGAAGAGAAATGCAGAGTAATTCAGTTAAACCTAGCCAAAGTACCTTGATAAGCATTGTCAGTCTTGCAGCAGATGCAGGAAATATAAATTTGACAAAATCGGTGCACGGTTATCTGATCAAAAACAGCGAAATGGACGGCCTTGGTGCTAATCTGACCACTTCTTTGATTGATACATATGCTAAGAGCGGGAACTTGGCAATTGCTAGGCGGGTATTTGATGCATTGGCGGAGAAGAACATTGCTTCATATACTGCAATGGTGGCAGGGTACATTCGAAATAACAAGTTAGATGAGGGTGCGACATTATTTGGTCAGATGATAGAATCAGGGATTTCTCCCAATGAAATTACTCTTATGACCATGATCACGGAATGCGGTAAAATCCAGAGTTTGGATTGGGGAAAGCAACTCCATAGTTATGTGTTGAGAAGAGGGTTTGAGAAGAGTCTGGTTTTGGGAACTTCTCTGGTAGACATGTATGGAAAGTGTCATAAAATTAGGATTTCTCGAGCTATTTTCGATAGATTAGAGAAGAAAGATGTTATGACTTGGACAGCTCTTATCTCGGGTTATGCAAGAGAGAATTGCATAGGTGAGGCTGCTGAGGTTCTTGTTTTGATGAGGGAAGAGGGTATACGGCCGAACAAGGTGACGATGGCTAGCCTCTTATCCGTCTGTGCAAACGTAAGTTCACTCGAGATGGGGAAATGGATCCATGTATATATAGATAAAGAAGGGATAGAAGTCGATGTGATACTTGCGACAGCTCTTGTCGACATGTACGCTAAATGTGGAGAGATAGAATCAGCATATAAACTGTTTGACGAAGCTGTGAGTAGAGATGTCGGTATGTGGAATGCCATGATGACTGGGTTTGGAATCCATGGTTATGGTGACAAAGCTGTGAAGCTCTTTACTGAAATGGACAAGTCGGGAATCAAACCGAATGATCTCACATTTATCGGATTGTTGAATGCTTGCAATCATGCTGGTATGGTAACAGAAGGAAAGAAGGTATTCAAAAACATGTCGGAAAAATATGGGTTGGTACCAAAGGTTGAGCATTATGGTTGTATGGTAGACCTGCTCGGACGAGCTGGGCTGCTTCGGGAAGCATATGAAATGATAAAAAACATGCCTATGAAACCAAATGCAACAGTATGGGGTGCTCTTCTAGCCTCATGCAAAGTTCATAAGAATCCCGATTTGGGTGAAATAGCGGGAAGGGAACTCCTCGAGATAGATCCAGAAAGTTGTGGTCACAACGTTCTTATCTCTAACATCTATGCAACCGGGCATAGATGGACCGCTGTTTCAGACGTTAGAATGGCAATGAAAAGGAGAGGGATGATAAAGGAACCAGGAGTGAGTTGTATTGAGGTACATGGTGAAGTTCACGAGTTCAAAACAGGGGAACAAGCGCACCCAGAACTCGAGAAAATAAATATCATGCTGAGGGAGATGATCAGCAAACTGAAGGATGTTGGATATAAGCCAGACACCTCAGTGGTACTACTGAACTTAGAGGAGAAAGAAAAAGAGGACTCACTGATGTTCCATAGTGAGAAAATCGCCATGGCATTCGGCCTCATTAGCACCACTCCAGGAACTCCAATTCGTATCGTGAAGAATCTTCGAGTCTGTGAAGATTGTCATGCTGCAACTAAACTCCTCTCCAAGATCTATGGGAGGGTAATAATAGTTAGAGATCGCAGTCGTTTCCACCATTTCAGAGATGGGTCCTGTTCTTGTGGTGACTATTGGTAA